GTCGTGGATAGAATTGTTGTTACTTGTCAGCGCTTATTCTTGTTTGATAGCAGCTGCTTACAGCTATGTATTAAGTTATCGTACTAAGCTGCTTTCGCAGCATCGACAGCAAATATCCGAATACCAAATGAAGTTGGTAACGTATCAAAGACAGCAGATAATTTCTGAACATCAGCCTGAAATTAAAGCACAAGAATCGTCAATAGATTATAAGTTGCGCTGCCAATTATTGTCAGATTTAATGTCAAATAGAGTTAGCCCAATCGGTCATTCTCAAGCACGCCAAGGTGTGAGCGAAGAAGAATTTCTACGATACTTACAAGGCTATTTCCCTACCACAGTACAAGGGGTTCAGTTCAAGATTCCGATGTCAAAGAAGTCTTATTCGGCAGACTTTACTATTGTGCATAGTATGTCAGGTATTAGTATTGATGTGGAAGTGGATGAGCCTTATGCTGGCTTGTCTAAAAAACCGACACACTGCTGGGATGAAGATAGCGATCGCCGTCGCAATCAATTGTTTAATGAGTGGGGTTGGATTGTGGTACGATTTACGGAAAGACAGGTAGTGCAAGCACCATTAAGTTGTTGTAAATTTATTGCAATGGTGATTGCACAAGTGACGGGCGATCGTTCTTATTTGGAACTACTAAAATCACAACCAGATTTACTTTCCGTTAAGCCTTGGACAACCAAAGAAGCTAAACGGATGGCCAAACAGAGATATCGTCAAAGCTATCTACCCAAACTAAGAGATAATTAATAGTCTATATCAAATTTAAACAAACCTAATCCGAAATGGCTCAGTTACCAGAGGAAATTACGACAACTGTTTTGGAATTGCAGCGGCAGCTGTTAGTAGTAATTAATCAAGCAACCGCCACTGGATTTGCCATTTTGCAGCAATATGGGGAGACGGAAACTAGCTTGATTGCCTTGGAAGACCTGGATAATGTTAGAGATAGAGCAAACACTTATTATTCAAGGTTTCATACGCTTTTATTACGCATTGCTGAATCTCAACCCTTTGCTGATACTGCTATGCTAGAACTACTGAATCGCTCTATAGAACAAGCACAAGCTACCGTAGAAGCAGCACAAGCTACGATTCAAGAAGAGAAAAGGAATTTTAACATACCATGACTCAGGAACCGAAGCTACCCGATCTAGAAACAGTTAAGCAGACTTCAGCCAAAATGAAGGAAATCTGCAATAGAGCCGATGCCGGGATTTTAGTCTTAGATAGTTTAATTGCCCAACTTGAAGAACAAATTCACTCTTCACCGCTGTATCGCTACCGATTGAATAGAGCCAAGCAGTTGCTCAACATAAAACCAGACAGTTCCGAAGGTGCAGAAGTTTGTAGCTGATCCGGACTAAAGATGGTCAAGGTATAAGCAGCCTAAACTAAGACAGAAATGGAAAAGGCAACTGAAGAGACAGCAGTTAATTTGATGCAACTGATGCTGGATGAAGATTGGGTCAGGGAAGCAGTCCGCATTGAGGAAGAAGCTGGATGCGATATTGGAGCGGGTTTTGATTTAGGAGCTAATTTAGGAGGATTTCTCCAAAACCCAGATGAAGAAGCTCGCTTGTTGGAGTTGCGAGCTAACAGCAGAAGCGGAGACGACAAAAAAGGATGACTCCGAACAGCGCTTTCTGGTGCGGGCCGCAAATGCTATTCGCGAGCAAGTGATGAGGCAGCAGGTGGGTGTCTGACAACCAGGATTTTCTACTTACAACCTTAAAAGTATTACTTTTAACTCAGTAGAATTGTGCGCCATGGCGCACATTTTTGATTGGTGATGCTGGACTTAGTTGAGCGTGGCCAGAGCATCTAGGTTGTCAAACCGCTGTCTGCGGGACAGTTCCTGCCAAAGTTCAGGCCATCGCTTTAAGGTAGGGTCTTTCCTCATTACCATCTGTGCAGCTTTTCTCGCTTGTTCCAGCAGTGCTTGGTCTTTCACTAAATCAGCTAAAGCAAATTCAGGTAATCCCGCTTGCTTAGTTCCTAACACTTGACCTGGGCCTCGCAAACGTAAATCCATCTCTGCAAGGAAAAAACCATCTTGCGAAGTCTCCATTACCTTCAGCCGAGTTTTAGCATCGTCAGATTTTGAATCGCTCACCAGCAGGCAATAAGATTTGTAGTTACCTCTGCCAACTCGACCCCGCAGTTGATGTAATTGCGATAGGCCAAATCGTTCGGCGTGTTCGATTAACATAACAGTGGCATTCGGGACATCAACACCTACTTCAATCACTGTAGTTGAAACCAAAATCTTCGTTTGCTGATTGCGAAAACGAGCGATCGCAGTTTCTTTTTCGCCTGAACTCATACGACCGTGCAATAATCCTACCTCGATATGAGGAAAGATATTTTCACTTAAGTGTTGGTGTTCCTCAATCGCAGCTTTCAAGTCCAGCTTTTCTGAAGCTTCGACCAATGGCAGAATAATGTATGCCTGACGACCTTGCTCTACTTCTCGATCGATTAAACGGTAAGCTTTATTTCGCGTTCGCTCGGTCAGTAGTTTAGTTTCTATTGGTTGTCTCCCCGGTGGTAGTTCGTCGAGCAAACTAATATCTAAATCTCCATGCAAAGTTAATGCTAGAGTGCGAGGAATGGGAGTCGCCGTCATCGTTAGCAAATGGGGAGTAATGCCTTTTTGGGATAATCTAATTCGCTGAGAGACTCCAAATCGATGTTGTTCGTCAATCACCGCTAACCCCAGGTGCTTAAATTTGACTGGATTTTGGATCAAAGCGTGAGTACCAACTAGCAAGGGAAGTTTTCCCGATTCTAGTTCTTGCAGAATGCACCGACGTTCTCTAGTTGAAGTGGAACCCGTCATTAGTGCAACTGGGATTCCCAACGGTTCAAGCCATGCTGATATTTTACGAAAGTGTTGCTGTGCCAGCACTTCCGTCGGTGCCATCAGTGCCACTTGGTAGCCAGACTCAATTGCCGCTAGCATCGCAACTGCGGCGACTACTGTTTTACCAGCACCCACGTCTCCCTGGACTAGCCGATTCATTGGAGTAGACTGCTCCAAATCGGATAGAATTTCATCAATTACCCGCTGCTGTGCTTGGGTGAGGGTAAACGGTAGCCTTTGGTAGAACTGGTTGAGCAGTTTTCGAGTGGCTATCAGCGGATACCCTGGCTGTTGTTGTAAGGAGTATCGGCGCTGCAACAGTCCTAGTTGTAGATAAAAGAATTCATCAAATGCCAATCTCCGCCGAGCTTTTTCCAAGCGATCGCTATTTGGGGGAAAATGGATGTGTGCGATCGCTTGTGCCAGATCTATCAGTTCAAAACGAGAACGCAGTTTAATGGGAAGCGGATCTAGCAATACTTCAGCTTGTGCGATCGCCGCTTCTGTACAATGCCGAATTAACTCATTTGTGACGCCTTTGGTTAACCGATAGATGGGTGTGATTGAATTGGTGCTAGCTTTAGCATCTGCCAAACTCACTACTTTGATAGTAGGGTTATTGATGGTTAGTCCATAACTATCTTGTTTGACTTTGCCAGTTACTAATACGATCGCACCTGGATTGTAAAGTTTGTATTGTTCGGTTCGCCATTGTTGCGAGCGGTAATAGCTATGATTGTAGAATTGGGTGCAGGTAATTCGGCCTGTCTTATCTCGAATAATCCATTTTTGCAAGGTTAATTCTGGTTTTTTACGGCTGTTAAAGATGACGTGGTTGACTATTTTACCAGCGATAGTAACGTATTCTCCCGTGTGAGCTTCGCTAATGCGAGTGCGTAATATTGATAAATGCTCTCTAGGAAAATAGTAGAGCAAATCGGCAATCGTATTCAGTCCTAATTGCGCTAGTTTTTTAGCATCGATAGTGGTTATATCAAGCATTTTTTGTAAGTTAGATTTGACTGAAAGGTTGTTCATATCGGGATTGGTTAGGTTGAGTCGAATCAAACGAATAGTGCTGTAGTGTTAGCACCGCTTCGTGTTTTCTAATAGCGAAGCGTTAGCTTCATTAAAAATAAAGGAGTGAAGAATTATTTTCCTCACTCCTTTGTTACCATCGAAATAGCTTTAGGGTACAGTAGCTTTTTCTTTGGCGTGATTGTTGGTTATTCTTTGTGGTTGAGATAATTCAGACGATCGTTTATTCAAACTTCGGTCAATTATTCCTTGCCAGGTAAATTTCAACACAGAGGCTACTAACTTTTGTGCTGTCGGATCGCCTTTAAGTGCCAGAGACATCCAAAAAGCAAATGCTAAATTCAAACTAATTGGTGTTACAGGTGCAACGTTTCCTTCTACCAAGAGCTTTTCGGGTAATATTTCTTCGTCTAGCTGCCTTACAAAATATTCAATTTTTTCAGATGTAGCAAATTTTAAAACAGCGTTCACTTTGGCTCCCACTACTGCTGCTGTTGATTCAACGGAAGTGCAGTAAATACACGAGTTAGTATCCGTTGGCACTTCTATCAATTCAACAAAGATGGGGTCGTTTCCTGGTTGAAAGATGTGATGCTTGGCTATTTCCATTGTTGAATTCCTCAAATTTGGATATTTTTAGAGCTTTCTAGAAGCATCGTATTCTTTATGTTTTTAATAAACTTCGCCAAAAGCAGGTAATTATATTTAGTTAAAATTAACCCCTCTAGTTGGAGGGGATACTATTTAATCTAGTTCTAACTGAATTTGTCGTTGTTGCTGTTGCTTCCCAAAAGCTTGGAAGTTCTCTATATCTAGTTCGGTAATTTGGCAAGCGTTTAACTGATAGGTTCCATCGGCAGCAAAAGCAGCTTTAAGAATTTCATCCCTATCAATGGAGCTAATTGAGAGCGTTAGTTGAGATTGATTCCATAGAATTTGGTATTGACCGAGTGTTTGACGATTTGATTCGACAGCAATTAAAGCATCTAAAGCAATCGCAATTATCGTATCTGTTTGACTGCTCTGTTCAACTTTAGCTTCGATGGGTTGTTCAGTAGGTTTATAAAGATTTGGCTTAGGCTGTAGAGAAAGCGATCGCACTGTCTGGTTAAAGTTTGATAAGTTACTATTATCATCATTATTAAATGTATCTGACGTAATCAAATCTACTGTAGTGGCATCTGTGTCCCTGTTTGTTTCGGGTAAAGATTTGCCCGTCAGAAGTTCGTGCGAATCAGCTATTACTTCTTGTTGTTGCGTTAGCATTTTCAGAAGCTCGTTATCTTCTGAGTCATAGCTAATACCTCGATATTTCTGCAATCCGTGAAAAGTATATGCTTTACCCAATTGAGTGCCATTAAAAGCTATGTCATTTAGTTGGTAAGAAATGCCTTTAATGCAGCCAGTTCTTGTCATTCTAATTTGTACTTCTACACCTTCAGACTGCAATCGTTCTATCAATTCTGGCATCGTCGATGGGGAGGCAACGCACTCATCTATTAAGGATTGCAATTGCACGCGCACGCTCTTTTGTCCGCTGTTGCGATTTTTCCGATATTCTGCTGTTGTCTGCGCTCGTTTTTCTGATTCCCAACTGGGTGCTATAGTTTCTAAACTGTACTTAGCTTCTAGCGCTCGAATTACTTCTTGGCTTTTGTAATAGTCCCAGCTATCATCTACTACTGTCCCATCAAAGCGAATGCGACTGCCTACAATATGGATGTGGTCGTGTTCGGTGTCGGTGTGTTTGGCTACAACATATTGGTTATTATCAAATCCTATTGCTTTCATGTAGTCGTCTGCTACACTACACCAACGTCGATCGTTTTCTGCATCTGAATCGAGTTTTTCTTTGGCGTCTACTGACAAAGTGGCATGGAATACTGCTATTTTGAGATGTGGTTTAAGTTGTCTGGTAATGGCAAATTCGATACTAAGTGTTTCAGCAGTTTGTCCGCACATACTACCACCGATTATGTAAGCGCCTTTTTTGCCAAGTACGTAATCGAGACAGCCTCGAAATCCTTTACCTTTGATTTGTTTACCGATCATTTATATTTGTGTTGATTGAGCGATTTGGGCTGCAATAGTTTGAATTAAAGTTTGATTTTCTTTGAGTAGTTGTTGAATGTTTTGTAATAGCGAGCGATTCACTGCTACTGGCTCTCCTAGCATGACGGAAGTGTTACAAGCTTTGGCAATTTGATTGAGGTTGTTACCAGCTTGGCGTAGTTCGATATTAATTTGACATAAAACTTGGTAGGCTTTGAGGTCGAATGCTGCTAGGGGACGGGGCATTGCTCGTCTCGCTACAGTACGACGGACAAATTCGCTCATGCTTAGATTAACTTCTTGGGCTAAAGTTTCGATTTGTTCGTACTCCACGTCAGTTAATCTCAATTCAAACCTTTTTGACAATATTTCTTTATATTTAGTATGGCAATTGTTTTTCAGTTTCATAAGGTACTATCTACTATCTAAAAGTTACCCCATGTTAAAGAAAAATCATATTTTCTGAAAACCTCTTACAAGCTGAAATTCACCCCTTCTAACGAGTCCCTCCAAGTGGAGGGGATTCATCGTTAAAGTTTTTAAGCGGGACAATATTTGTACTTTATAGATGAGGTGGCTTGGCGAGCGATCGCATTCTCTTAAATCACACTGATGTTTCTATGTAATAGACACCCTAGATACTGCAAGTAAGGTTATTCTCTGCTTCAAAGTGTCATTCCATTTCCCGCTAGATTTTTACTTAATATTCTGTTAATTTTGTAGTATTAGCACCTACAAAGCGTAATTAAATCTAATAAAAAGCTTAAACTGCTTTTCTCTCTCCGTTGCGGTTGGGTTTCCGCACAAGGAGGGAGAGTATTGATTATTCTCTAAGCACTAAAAAGTCAATTTGTACGGACAATACCATTGCTTGCTACTACCAATGAAGCGTCATTCTCAGTCATTTCTTTTAACTGTCAATTTTTGTGGTGTGATGTGGTTAAATGTGGTGGAGTGTGGAAAAAAGGTATTTAATTGCTAGTTAGTGATGAAGAGATTGCCACATCAAACCACATCTAGCCACACTACTCCCCATTACTCCCCATACAACCACAAATCGATTTGACCTAAGATTTGTTATTTTTGGGGTTTTTTATCAGTCAGGTACGTTTAAGATCTTTTTCAAACTTTTTGAAAAGCGATCAGGGGAGAGCGAGTTTCTTCGATCACCCTTTAGATGATCGCGCCCATGAAATGGTCTCAAGACTACATCTGTATGAGTATTATTGCTTAGTTCTCTCTACTGGGCTGACCACCAGCGGGATCGCATAAGTTGTCCGCCCCCAAATACAAAATCTTCTGGCGGGAAGGGAGTAACGCTTTTTTGTCACTCTCATCAGAGGACATTAAGAAACTCTTGGCAGCAAAAGATTCTGTCTTTTCTTGCAGAAAAGACAGAATCTTTTTAGAAAATAGAAGCTAAAATGTATACTATATCTTGACTCCAAGATTTACCAATCTATTTTTTGTCATCAGAGTGACAAAAGAGCAGTAATCTCACCAATAAGAAATTACAATAAAATCACGCATTTGCGTCCCTAATCCAATGCCTTGGTAGAGAACTGTGTCTATAAGTAGCTACATAACCATACACCTGTCCTGCGTATCCCACCCTTACAATTCGTCATTGGGTACAACACTTCCAGACTTACCCACAATTTGTCGTCTTTTTGAACGATTTCTTGAACTACCAAATAACCAACAACTTGCCAACCAAATAGCTCTAGCTGTTGAATATCACCAGAACCTGCCTTTTGGAGATATTGGGCGACGTATTGTAAACCTCGGCACTCTCATCCAGACTATAGAACCTTTTTTAAAAGCGATCGGTTGCCTTCGGTATGCAGTAGATACAAATCTACTAAATCAGCTAGAAAGACAGAACCTGAGATTTCTTTTAGAACATGGCAAAATTCTTCCTAAAATGGCCTGGGATGAAAACTTTTCTAATAAGAAACATTGTTCCGTTTATTGGTCACAACAAAACTGTCTTGCAGCAGTAGCCTACAGAGTATATTTGCTTCGGAATGAATTTTCTCACGAAACTCCTAGTTACTCTTTAGAGCAAATCTCAGCACTGTTCAATACAACTCTTGCCCTTTTAATTTTAGCCATACATCATCCACCCAATCGGACCATACTTGAACTGGCTACATCGCCTTACCGATCTTATCTAGAGTTTGTAGCTCAGTCTTTAGAGCCAGATTACGACCGATATGTATGTTTGCAAGCTGACTTAAAATGGCAACCTAGCTCTATAGATACTCAACCCATTTCACTAATGCAAGCAGAGTCTTTCTCTACAGATCCTTTACCTACAAGCCCAGATGAAGTGTCTGTACTTATAAAACAAGTAAGCAAAATGGTATTAACAGGAGAGGGAGGGGCTGGTAAGTCGCGTACTTTTAGGCACGTTACAGCACTACTAGCTAGGGAAATTCTTTCTTTGCAAGCTCCTCCAGATCAGATACCTATTTACTTACCAGCCGATGTAATTGGGTATGGAAACAAGTTATCAACAAACCTATCCACGTTTTTACAAGAGATTGTTCAGCCTGACGAAATTCAAATAGGTTTAGTTAATGGACAGTACTGGCTTTTTATTGATGGATTGAATGAAATAGCTCCCAAATATTATCGGGAAGTAATCCAAGATATAAAAGCATTTTTAATAACTTTTCCTAAGTGTCGAGTTGTCATTTCTACACGACAGGAAGTTTATTATAATGAGCTTCCCCTGCCTGTATATGAATTAAAATCTTTAACTCCTTATGGTGTTTCTCAGATTTTGCGCTTAAACGCTAAAACAGAGGAGCAAGGCAATCAGTTATTCTCTAACCTTAAAAATGACCAAAGACTGCTGGCTTTATTTAAAACGCCTTTAATGAGTAGGCTTCTGTGCGAACTTCCTCAAGAGATACGTATCCCTCGAAGTATGGGAGAAATGATGAGCGTACTGTTTAATCAGATATTTGAGCGTGAAGAACGCAAAGGAGACCAGGTACCTAGACTCATAAAAAGTATGGCTTTGGTTGAGTTAGCAAAAACAATTCGTGATGAGTCAGGAACAATACTATCTGAAGGGAAAATACTGCATATATTTGAAAATATA
This genomic interval from Leptolyngbyaceae cyanobacterium contains the following:
- the mobC gene encoding plasmid mobilization relaxosome protein MobC; protein product: MKLKNNCHTKYKEILSKRFELRLTDVEYEQIETLAQEVNLSMSEFVRRTVARRAMPRPLAAFDLKAYQVLCQINIELRQAGNNLNQIAKACNTSVMLGEPVAVNRSLLQNIQQLLKENQTLIQTIAAQIAQSTQI
- the recG gene encoding ATP-dependent DNA helicase RecG gives rise to the protein MNNLSVKSNLQKMLDITTIDAKKLAQLGLNTIADLLYYFPREHLSILRTRISEAHTGEYVTIAGKIVNHVIFNSRKKPELTLQKWIIRDKTGRITCTQFYNHSYYRSQQWRTEQYKLYNPGAIVLVTGKVKQDSYGLTINNPTIKVVSLADAKASTNSITPIYRLTKGVTNELIRHCTEAAIAQAEVLLDPLPIKLRSRFELIDLAQAIAHIHFPPNSDRLEKARRRLAFDEFFYLQLGLLQRRYSLQQQPGYPLIATRKLLNQFYQRLPFTLTQAQQRVIDEILSDLEQSTPMNRLVQGDVGAGKTVVAAVAMLAAIESGYQVALMAPTEVLAQQHFRKISAWLEPLGIPVALMTGSTSTRERRCILQELESGKLPLLVGTHALIQNPVKFKHLGLAVIDEQHRFGVSQRIRLSQKGITPHLLTMTATPIPRTLALTLHGDLDISLLDELPPGRQPIETKLLTERTRNKAYRLIDREVEQGRQAYIILPLVEASEKLDLKAAIEEHQHLSENIFPHIEVGLLHGRMSSGEKETAIARFRNQQTKILVSTTVIEVGVDVPNATVMLIEHAERFGLSQLHQLRGRVGRGNYKSYCLLVSDSKSDDAKTRLKVMETSQDGFFLAEMDLRLRGPGQVLGTKQAGLPEFALADLVKDQALLEQARKAAQMVMRKDPTLKRWPELWQELSRRQRFDNLDALATLN
- a CDS encoding relaxase/mobilization nuclease domain-containing protein; this encodes MIGKQIKGKGFRGCLDYVLGKKGAYIIGGSMCGQTAETLSIEFAITRQLKPHLKIAVFHATLSVDAKEKLDSDAENDRRWCSVADDYMKAIGFDNNQYVVAKHTDTEHDHIHIVGSRIRFDGTVVDDSWDYYKSQEVIRALEAKYSLETIAPSWESEKRAQTTAEYRKNRNSGQKSVRVQLQSLIDECVASPSTMPELIERLQSEGVEVQIRMTRTGCIKGISYQLNDIAFNGTQLGKAYTFHGLQKYRGISYDSEDNELLKMLTQQQEVIADSHELLTGKSLPETNRDTDATTVDLITSDTFNNDDNSNLSNFNQTVRSLSLQPKPNLYKPTEQPIEAKVEQSSQTDTIIAIALDALIAVESNRQTLGQYQILWNQSQLTLSISSIDRDEILKAAFAADGTYQLNACQITELDIENFQAFGKQQQQRQIQLELD